A stretch of Oxyura jamaicensis isolate SHBP4307 breed ruddy duck chromosome 27, BPBGC_Ojam_1.0, whole genome shotgun sequence DNA encodes these proteins:
- the LIMD2 gene encoding LIM domain-containing protein 2: protein MFQATEATSTPPAHEAKNNSGGSTVQRSKSFSLKAQVKEMCTACQKTVYPMERLVADKFVFHNACFCCKHCHAKLSLGSYAALHGEFYCKPHFQQLFKSKGNYDEGFGRKQHKELWVHKEVESGTKTA from the exons ATGTTCCAGGCCACGGaagccaccagcaccccccCGGCTCAT GAGGCAAAGAACAACTCAGGAGGCAGCACGGTGCAGCGCTCCAAG TCCTTCAGCCTGAAGGCACAGGTGAAGGAGATGTGCACGGCCTGCCAGAAGACCGTCTATCCCATGGAGCGGCTGGTGGCGGATAAATTTGTCTTCCACAACGCCTGCTTCTGCTGCAAGCACTGCCATGCCAAGCTCAG cctgggcagctACGCGGCGCTCCACGGGGAATTCTACTGCAAGCCCCActtccagcagctcttcaagagcaAAGGCAACTACGATGAGGGCTTCGGGCGCAAGCAGCACAAAGAGCTGTGGGTGCACAAGGAAGTGGAGAGCGGGACCAAGACGGCGTGA